The following coding sequences are from one uncultured Bacteroides sp. window:
- a CDS encoding lipopolysaccharide kinase InaA family protein gives MTVLLNPSFNHLRKSIESIPERFENEGKIIYRGRNLIKVMSIEGVDINVKRYAIPMLFNRIIYSFFRSPKGRRAFDYPKLLLEKGFQTPMPIAYIEKRRYGLIQHSYFISLQCPYKRNFYEFGDADITECTEVVKAFAHYTACLHEAGILHRDYSPGNILFDKVEGKYQFSLVDINRMSFGKVSIKNGCANFARLWGQIPFFKYIAKEYAIARGADEVLCSKWILAYRKKFWKRFARRHVVKYNLKIE, from the coding sequence ATGACAGTATTACTAAATCCATCTTTTAATCATTTACGTAAAAGTATAGAATCTATCCCAGAACGTTTTGAGAATGAAGGGAAGATTATCTATCGAGGTAGGAATTTAATAAAAGTAATGTCGATTGAAGGGGTTGATATAAACGTGAAACGATACGCTATTCCAATGCTTTTTAATCGAATTATTTATTCTTTTTTTAGATCTCCTAAAGGCCGAAGAGCATTTGATTACCCTAAATTGCTTTTAGAGAAAGGCTTTCAAACGCCAATGCCGATAGCATATATTGAGAAAAGAAGATATGGTTTAATTCAACATTCTTATTTTATAAGTTTGCAATGCCCATATAAACGAAACTTTTATGAGTTTGGTGATGCTGATATTACAGAATGTACTGAAGTTGTGAAAGCGTTTGCACATTACACTGCTTGCCTTCACGAAGCTGGAATTCTTCATCGTGATTATTCTCCTGGTAATATTTTGTTTGACAAGGTAGAGGGCAAGTATCAGTTTTCTTTAGTTGATATTAATAGAATGAGTTTTGGCAAAGTTAGCATAAAGAATGGCTGTGCTAATTTTGCGAGATTGTGGGGGCAAATTCCTTTCTTTAAATATATAGCAAAAGAGTACGCAATAGCGCGTGGTGCTGATGAAGTTTTATGCTCTAAGTGGATTTTGGCTTATCGGAAAAAATTTTGGAAGAGATTTGCTAGAAGGCATGTGGTGAAGTATAACTTAAAGATCGAATGA
- the glf gene encoding UDP-galactopyranose mutase, with protein MKNYDYLIVGAGLFGAVFANKAMAAGKRCLIIDKRKHLGGNIFCEEIDGIRVHKYGAHIFHTSNKEVWEYVNRFVEFNRYTNSPLANYKGVLYNLPFNMNTFNKLWGVNTPAEARTKLEEQRGEYASIETPQNMEEQALKLCGRDIYDIFIKGYTEKQWGRPATELPAFIIKRIPFRFTYDNNYFNDEFQGIPKGGYNLLIEKLIKGADIRLNTDYFQSRYELDALADKVLYTGCIDELFDFELGYLEYRSLRFEHERMSIPDFQGNAVVNYTERSVPYTRIIEHKHFEFTSQPHTIITHEYPLNFAIGCEPYYPINDASNMLLLQKYKELANKKTNFLFGGRLAQYAYFDMDDTVAAALELARINFDK; from the coding sequence ATGAAAAATTATGATTATTTGATTGTAGGCGCAGGTCTGTTTGGAGCTGTTTTTGCCAATAAAGCAATGGCGGCAGGGAAAAGATGTCTTATTATAGATAAACGTAAACATCTCGGAGGGAATATTTTTTGTGAGGAAATAGATGGCATTCGTGTGCACAAATATGGAGCTCATATCTTTCATACAAGTAATAAAGAAGTTTGGGAATATGTAAATCGATTTGTGGAATTCAATCGTTATACAAATTCTCCTTTGGCTAATTATAAGGGAGTACTTTATAATCTGCCCTTCAATATGAATACTTTTAATAAGCTTTGGGGGGTAAATACTCCTGCAGAGGCAAGAACTAAGTTGGAGGAACAAAGAGGCGAATATGCATCTATAGAGACTCCTCAGAATATGGAAGAACAGGCCTTGAAGCTTTGTGGAAGGGATATTTATGACATATTTATTAAAGGGTACACTGAGAAGCAATGGGGAAGACCTGCTACTGAACTGCCTGCTTTCATAATTAAAAGAATACCTTTTCGTTTCACGTATGATAATAATTATTTTAATGACGAATTTCAGGGAATACCTAAGGGAGGATATAATCTTTTAATAGAAAAATTGATAAAAGGGGCTGATATTCGTCTGAATACAGATTATTTTCAATCTCGTTATGAGCTAGACGCTTTGGCAGATAAAGTGCTCTATACAGGTTGTATTGATGAACTGTTTGATTTTGAATTAGGTTATTTGGAGTATCGTAGTCTTAGGTTTGAGCATGAACGTATGTCTATACCTGACTTTCAGGGAAATGCGGTTGTTAATTATACAGAGCGTTCTGTGCCTTACACTCGTATAATTGAGCATAAACATTTTGAATTTACTTCTCAACCTCATACTATTATCACACATGAATATCCACTAAATTTTGCTATTGGTTGTGAACCTTATTATCCAATAAATGATGCTTCAAATATGTTGTTGCTGCAAAAATATAAAGAGTTAGCAAACAAAAAAACTAATTTTTTATTTGGAGGAAGATTGGCTCAATATGCTTATTTTGACATGGATGATACTGTTGCTGCTGCTCTTGAGCTTGCGCGCATAAATTTTGATAAATAA
- a CDS encoding galactofuranosyltransferase — translation MICYLSRNYKGIDNAGNKAKTDIEEIMDGLCFKNVGLKRTFYTNSVAAFFFTFMGILKFPFNIHKGDVLILQYPLKKYYTYVCRLAHIRGCKVVTVIHDLGSFRRKRLTTAKEINRLMCSDYIISHNAYMKQWLQDKGCDVPLGELEIFDYLSESNVAKKEIAFQLPCKVLYVGALASKKNNFLYKMENYVNSYKFALYGSGFELESIKEKERFIYRGFLPFEKLISTVDGDFGLVWDGDSIEACTGNFGEYLRYNNPHKTSLYIRCGLPVIIWEKAAMASFVSKHKIGFCIASLDQLDKLLASVSQDEYAEMKANVLQIGDRLSQGFYFSKAINKAIQSLK, via the coding sequence ATGATTTGTTATTTGTCTAGAAATTATAAAGGAATAGATAACGCTGGAAATAAAGCGAAAACCGATATAGAAGAAATAATGGACGGGCTTTGTTTTAAAAATGTAGGTTTAAAACGAACGTTTTATACTAATAGTGTTGCTGCTTTCTTTTTTACATTTATGGGTATCTTGAAATTTCCTTTTAATATTCATAAAGGAGACGTGCTGATATTGCAATATCCGTTAAAAAAATATTATACATACGTTTGCCGATTAGCTCATATTAGAGGGTGTAAGGTGGTGACTGTTATACATGATTTAGGCAGTTTCCGGCGCAAGAGATTGACTACAGCTAAAGAAATTAATCGCTTAATGTGTTCAGACTATATAATCTCTCATAATGCTTATATGAAGCAATGGTTACAGGATAAAGGTTGTGATGTGCCGTTAGGAGAGTTAGAAATTTTTGATTATTTGTCTGAAAGTAATGTTGCAAAAAAAGAAATTGCTTTTCAATTACCTTGCAAAGTACTATATGTAGGGGCGCTTGCATCTAAGAAAAATAATTTTTTATATAAAATGGAGAATTACGTCAATTCATATAAGTTTGCTCTATATGGGAGTGGTTTTGAATTGGAATCCATAAAAGAGAAAGAGCGTTTTATTTATCGTGGATTTCTTCCTTTTGAAAAATTAATATCTACTGTTGATGGTGACTTTGGTTTAGTTTGGGATGGAGATTCTATAGAGGCTTGTACTGGAAATTTTGGCGAATATCTTAGATATAATAATCCCCATAAAACATCTCTTTATATTCGTTGTGGGCTTCCTGTTATTATTTGGGAGAAAGCTGCTATGGCTTCTTTTGTATCCAAACATAAGATAGGCTTTTGTATTGCGTCATTAGATCAGCTAGATAAGCTGCTAGCTTCTGTTAGTCAGGATGAATATGCTGAGATGAAAGCTAATGTTTTGCAGATAGGAGACCGTTTGTCTCAGGGCTTTTATTTTTCTAAAGCAATAAATAAAGCAATACAATCATTAAAATGA
- a CDS encoding glycosyltransferase family 8 protein, producing the protein MDVVCNIDDNYTKYCVVMLTSLFENNKEEDFDIHIIAGDLSFLNKSIISAVVENKYAQKLHYYLVGDSLLSNFPISNGHISISTYYRLFLPSILPQSISKIIYLDCDLLVLGSLKPLWEENVDGFAIGCVEDMWSGKSDNYTRLCYDSSYSYFNAGVLLINLSYWRQCNFEKKALDYIQKYPERLLFNDQDVLNALLYNQKKNISFRWNMQDGFFRRKRRLRKESWNELDRDLKSPVIIHYTGAKKPWHYKSMHPYKSIYFRYLDLTQWSGERPKVNYLFYFNRLFNDVVNFLGLSKPKYRRV; encoded by the coding sequence CTTTATTTGAGAATAATAAAGAAGAAGATTTTGACATTCATATTATTGCTGGCGATTTATCCTTCTTGAATAAATCTATCATATCGGCTGTAGTAGAAAATAAATATGCTCAAAAATTACACTATTACTTAGTTGGAGATAGCTTGTTATCAAATTTTCCGATTTCTAATGGGCATATCTCTATCTCTACTTATTATCGTCTTTTTTTACCTTCTATTCTTCCTCAAAGTATATCAAAAATTATTTATCTCGATTGTGATTTACTTGTTTTAGGGTCGCTTAAGCCTTTGTGGGAGGAAAATGTAGATGGATTTGCAATTGGATGTGTTGAGGATATGTGGAGTGGGAAATCTGATAATTATACACGCCTTTGCTATGACTCATCATATTCTTATTTTAATGCAGGTGTACTTTTGATCAATTTGAGTTATTGGCGGCAATGTAACTTTGAAAAAAAGGCATTGGATTATATCCAAAAATATCCAGAGCGTTTGTTATTTAATGATCAAGATGTGCTTAATGCGCTCCTCTATAATCAGAAGAAAAATATATCTTTTAGATGGAATATGCAAGATGGTTTTTTTCGTCGAAAAAGAAGACTGCGAAAAGAATCTTGGAATGAATTAGATAGAGACTTGAAATCTCCGGTTATTATTCATTATACTGGAGCTAAAAAGCCTTGGCATTATAAGTCAATGCATCCTTATAAATCAATCTATTTTAGATATTTAGATTTAACCCAATGGTCTGGAGAACGTCCTAAAGTAAATTATCTTTTTTATTTTAATAGGCTTTTTAATGATGTAGTTAATTTTCTTGGATTATCTAAACCTAAATACAGAAGGGTCTAA